The genomic stretch TCGTGATTACCCCTTCTTATTATATTGAAAAAGGAGATTTGACAATGGAGAATTTGGTTTTACCTTCCTATCGAATTGAGTATATTCCTGCTCATAAATATCTAGGAGTGTATAAGCGGTCAACTACGAAAAATGGTGCGATATGGCCAGGACATGATTGTGATCTATTAACAGGAATTGTATCGAGTATTAGTGATACATATACACATCCAGTAGTAACCGGACATACAGCAGGTTGGATATGGAGCAATCGTGAAAGAAATTACTTTTATGGCCTTGGAGTAAATGTTGATTATAATGGAGATATACCTGAAGGTTTCGAGTTACGAGGTGAATTTCCTGGAAGTTATTATATTGTATTCAGTCATCCGCCATTTAACTATTTATCTGCGAATGAAGAAGTTATGAGAAGGGTTGAGAAGCTTGCATGGAGTTTTGACCCAGAGGTTTTAGGCTATGAATGGAATGAGGAGGTATGTCAAGATTATCAGCGCCATTATCCGGAAGGGTTGGGATATCAAATTTTAAGACCGGTAAAGAAGATTTAATACATATAAGATAATGATACTAGAACATTAGTTTATATGTAATATCTGGGTATATGAGCTGTTATTCATATGTATTAAAACGGGTACTTTCGATGAGGTCTGTTCAAGGCTGCTTCAACAACCCTAGGGCTTATGCCTGAAACTGCTGAAAATAAGAAGTACCATACGGATACGAATAAAGTGAAGGGTTGGTAAGATATAGTCTTAGTTATTACTTTTTATAATAGTCTGTTCAGAACGGGAAGCGAAGCTATTCGCTTCTCGTTTTTGGCGTTGGCATTTAAATATATCTTCCTAGAATTCTTATATTTCAAGAAGCGATTCGATAGATTATAGAGATTAGCTATAATCCTCTAAATTGTGTTGGAGTAACCATCTCATATTTTTTGAAGATAGCACAAAAGTAACTACAATCGCTAAATCCTACCTTATGTGCGATATCGTTAACCGACATTGTATAATCAGATAACATTTTTTTGGCATTTTGTATCCTTTTCATTGTAATATATTGAAAGGGTCTAAGTCCCAGATGTTTTTTGAATAACTTACATAAATACTGAGGAGTTATATTCGCAAGATCAGAAAGCTCCTCCAAGGTCATATCCTGATTATAATGTTCATCAATATAAAGCCTGATTAAATTAATGATACGATTTCCTTCTGAGGATTCATCTTCCTGTTTCGCATGTATCATAGTATACAAATCTACAAGTAGCTCATATAAAACGCTAGAAGCAATAAATTTTCCGGAAATATTATCTGATTTTAAGGACACATATATTTTTTTAAAGGAAGCTTCCATTTTATCAATATTACTAATATTACCAAGTGCCCCAACCTGGTTACTGTCAAATTTAAGCTCAGTTAAAATATCATCAATTTGATCTCCGGAAAAGGAAATCCATCTAACCTCCCATTTATCTGAATTTCCATAATATTCATGAGGGGAATTCGCCATTAAATAAAAGAATGACCCTTTTTTAATGATATAGGTCTTATCATTGACCCTTAAGGTGCCTTCCCCGCTTTTACAAATAAAAATCTGATGAAGGGGATATCCATCTTTTCTTTGCATGTGTGGTTGATTATCCTCATAACCTATGCCCATAACTATAATTGGAAGGCGGCTGATAGGAGGATTGATGGGATAAATAATTTTGCTCATCTTGGTCACCTGTTGTTTCATATACTTATATAGAATAATATCATTTTATTGACGGTCTTACAATATGCAATATATAATATTATTGTAAATATTAATATTGTTATATATCGAGGGAGATGTATTAAAAGGAGAACCAAAATGAAGCAAAATAATATATATCATGAAGCACCGGACAAATTACATATAAACACAGAACCTAACAGAAATTATTATATACCCTTTCCGAAAGCTTCCAATCCATTTGAGGAGAGAGAGAGCTCAGATTATTTTCACCTTTTAAATGGAACCTGGAATTTTAGGTATTATAATAGTTTTCTGGATGTGGAAGAGGATTTTTTGGATAAAGGATTTACTGAAACTATTCCGGTTCCAGCAAACTGGCAATTATATGGCTATGACAAACCAATGTATTTGAATGTAAGATATCCAATTCCATATAATCCACCTTATGTTCCGGATGAAAACCCGGTTGGGCTATACCAAAGAGAGTTCCAGGTGGATTTATCCGATGGTTTAGAAAGATTTTTGAATTTTGAAGGAGTTGACAGCTGCTTTTATCTATATATCAATAAAAAATTCGCTGGCTACAGTCAGGTTACACATATGACCAGTGAATTCAATATCACAGAATATCTAATCAATGGTGAGAACAGTATTACAGTTATGGTTCTTAAGTGGTGCGATGGAACTTATCTGGAGTGTCAGGATAAGTGGAGATTTACAGGAATAATACGCGATGTTTATCTGTTATCCAGGCCTAAGAACAGGGTATGTAAATATACCGTAACCAGCGACTACAATAAGAACATTGACAGTGTTAATATTGATGTATTGGTACAAACCAATACTGAGGTTTGTGTTAAACTGTTTGATGCAGAGGATAACCTGCTTTTTGAAGCACCGCTGATTGATAATAAAGCGAAAATCGAGGTAAAATCACCAATCCTTTGGAACGCGGAAAACCCATATTTATATAAATTAATATTGTACACAGATCAGGAGGCTATCGGTGAGAAAATAGGCATCCGCAATATAAAAATCGAGAATGGATGTGTACTGATAAATGAGGCAGCAGTCAAATTCAAAGGGGTTAACCGTCATGACAGTAATCCTAAAACAGGGGCATGTGTTACAAAAAAGGATATGATAGAAGATTTACTATTAATGAAGCAACATAATATAAATGCTATAAGAACCTCCCATTACCCCAATGCTCCAATATTCCTCCAGCTATGTGATGAAATGGGATTTTATGTGATAGACGAAGCTGATATTGAAGCACATGGCAGTGTGGAAGCATCTCATACCACGGATAATAATGGGGATTATTCTGGTATTGCATTGTTGGCTAATATAAAAGAGTATGAGGCTGCAATTCTGGACAGAATTGATTTGATGATTTCAAGAGATATTAATCGGTCATCTGTTATATTCTGGTCTATGGGAAATGAAAGCGGATATAGCAAAGCCTTTGAAAGGGCAGCCAGATATATAAAGTCAGTTGATAATACAAGACTTGTTCATTATCAGAGCATACATGAATTAGAAGGAGTAGAAAAAGCCTTAGACAATGAGGATACCCTGGATGTTGTCTCATCAATGTATTCATCACCGGAATGGATAGAAAAACAGTTTTTACCCAACAAGATGGAGAAAAGACCTTTTGTACTCTGTGAGTATTGCCATGCAATGGGAAACAGTCCGGGGGATTTAGAAGAGTATTGGAACGTATTCTATAAATATGATAGATTATGCGGAGGTTTTGTCTGGGAATGGTGCGATCATGGGGTGGATCTGGGAGTAGCTGAGACTGGTAAAACCATGTATGCTTACGGCGGAGACCATAAGGAGCCATTGCATGATGGGAATTTCTGCATTGATGGCTTGGTTTATCCGGACAGAACTCCTCATACAGGCTTAAAAGAAGTTAAAAATGTATATCAGCCAATTCGTATCAATCCAATTTATATGAATAGAGGCGTATACGAATTTGTTAATACCTATGACTTTACTGAATTATCTGAGAAACTTATATGCAGATACGAAGTAACAGAAAAAGGAAGCTTAGTCCTCACAGAAGAAATGGATATAAAGTTACCTGCAAAATCGAAAAAATTAATAACAATACCTAAACTGGCAGGATTATCAGGTGAGAGCTTGTATATTAGGTTTATTTTTACGCAGAAGAAGGATACCAAGTGGGCTAAAAGTGGATCAGAAATTGGTTTTGTACAATTTGCTATTTGTGAAAAAGCCAGAAACTTTAGCCCTACTGCCTCAAAGCAACAAATTGACTTTAAGGAAAATGAACGTTTTATTGAGATACTAGGTGATAATTTTACATATTGTTTTGATAAGCGTAAGGGATTATTTGATAAGATGGAATTCAATGAAATAAAATTGCTTGAAAAACCAATAGAATTCAATGCATTTCGTGCACCAACAGATAATGATTGTGCTGTTAAAGGTGATTGGCTCAAATTCCATTTAAATGAACTGATTACGAAGGTATACGCAACCACGGTATCAAAAACGGAGGATTCCATAGTAATTTCCAATCATTTAGCTTTGGGCTGGTATGCTTATCATAATACCTTTGAATTATTCAACAAAGTATATGTATACAAGAGTGGTCAGGTTAAAATTAACAGTAAGGTAATAGTAGCAGATAAACGTCCTTATTTACCTCGCTTTGGACTTAGGCTGTTTATGGATAATAATTTTTCAGAAGTTGAGTATTATGGATATGGACCTTATGAAAGCTACAGTGACAAACACAGAGCCTCCTATAAAGGAATCTTTGCAGATAAAATAGACGAAATGCATGAGGATTATATAAAACCTCAGGAGAACTCCTCTCATTTCGGTTGCGAATACGTTAAGCTTGGAAATGGATTTTTAAGCCTTAAAATAGAATCAGAAGAAGATTTTTCGTTTAATGCCTCTGAGTATTCACAAGAGGAATTGTCAGAAAAAAAACATAATTATGAACTGAAAAAGAGTGGCTATTCCATTCTTTGCGTTGACTATAAGCAATCAGGAATTGGTTCTACAAGCTGCGGTCCTCAGCTCTTGGAGAAATATCAATTGAATGAAAAAGAATTTGAATTTAACGTTTTTATCACACCGGAAATGTCCTAATTAGGAGTATTACTTTTTCCGAAAGGAGAAAGTAGAAGCAACTTAGATGGAATCAAGAGGAATCGTTAAGTCAGCTACCTGTCATAAAAAAGAATTCCATACCAATCTATAATAGATTGATACGGAATTCTTTTTATTTGGGTGAAAGGAATTGAAAAAAATATAGGGGGTATACTTTCTCAATGCTGCTTTAGTGGATGTTAGCTTGGAGAGCGGTATCAGCCTCATACTTCTTAAATACTCTTTGCAAAATATAAGAATTGCAAGATATAATAAAACAGAAACCGACAAATAACATAAAAATCTGACTGGGTGGAAAGTAATATAGTGTAGCAAGTACCAATATATGGATAACAACTAGCATAAGGGTATCAACTGGGTTCGTCAGAGCTATATAAAAAGCATTTTTAATTGTCTGCAAAAAAGCATTCTTAAATCTGGCCATTAACGGAAAAACATAGATAAAGGTACAGGCAACAGCCAGCAGCATGATATAGACAAGCACGGTAATAATATTAGCAAGGATACCTTCCATCGCATTCCAAAACCCAACATTGAATAAAAGTAATAAAACGATTATCCCGAAAGAAAGGAAGGTCAGAAATGACTGTAAAAACATCTCTTTAAAATGCTGAAAGTACTTTCGCATCAGATATCCGTATTCCCCTCTGGTTTCTCTCATTATGACTTGATAAAGTGCAGCAAGTGCCGGGCCAATTGTGACAATAGGTATACAACAAATAATAAAAACAATGTTTAAAGCGATATACTGCGCGGTTGTTGTTAAAAAGTCCATTAGAGGACTGCTCAAGTTAAATTTCATCTAATTTCCTCTCAGATAAGTTAATTACGATAAGCGAATAAATATTATGGTAGTTTTCAAAATAGTGTTTAATAATACATAAATTTTATGTTAAACAGATACATAAAACTACTCTAAAAAATAGAGATGGATTACATTAATTTATAGATATTACACAAAAATTAGCCATTATCACAAATAATTATGTGAATTAACATAGGATTTCTGATGTATTAACCTTAGGTTTTTTCTTATAAAATAATGAGAGCAAGAGAGAACCGATTTTGAAAGGGGCAGGACCTAAGATGGCTATAAAAATGAAACAGAACAATGTAGCGGCAAATAAAAATACATATAAGAAAAGAAAAAATAATATAGAAGGCAAGAAGATGTTCTTGCTTATACTTCCTTTTCTTATCTTGTGTTTTATGTTTTCGTATTACCCGTTGCATGGATGGATATATGCGTTCTATGATTATAGAGCTCCACTCAAGTTATCACAGACAGAATTTGTTGGTTTTAAGTGGTTTAAGGCATTATATAGTAATCCAACACAGGTAAAACAGATTCTTATTGTACTAAAAAATACATTTGCAATGAGCTTTTTGGGACTGGCAACTTCCTTCCTTCCAGTTCTGTTTGCAGTATTTTTAAGTGAAATTAAATGTAAGCGGTTTAAAAATGTGGTACAGACCTTAACGACTCTGCCCAATTTCATCAGCTGGACTCTGGTTTATTCGGTAGCCTTTAGTTTGTTTTCCTCAACAGGAATGGTAAACAGTGTATTGCAAAAGTTTGATCTTATCAATGCGCCGCTTAAGTTTTTGGACAGCAATGAGCATGTCTGGCTTATGATGATCTTATGGAGTATATGGAAAGGCTTGGGCTGGGGGGCTATTATATATCTGGCTGCGATTGCCGGTATTGACCAGGAAATGTTCGAGGCAGCCAGAGTAGATGGGGCTGGCAGATACCACATTATTAAAAATATCACGATTCCTTCCTTAATGCCTACCTATTTGGTTATGTTAATGTTTACCGTATCCAGCTTTTTATCAAACGGTATGGACCAATATTATGTTTTTCAGAATGCATTCAACAAACAGCATATTCAGGTACTTGACTTATATGTCTATAACATTGGTATGACAGGTAAAAGTTTATCATTGGCAACAGCAATTGGTATCCTCAAAAGCTTGGTAAGTCTGACATTGTTATTCTTTGTTAACTTTGTATCGAAAAAGACCAGAGGCGAAAGCATTATATAGAGAGGGGTACATGATGAAAAATAATAAAAAGCTTGGGGCTAAAAGAAAACGAACGACAGGTGATGTTCTGTTTAACACCTTTAATTATACTTTTTTTGCTTTGTTCACAATTATATGTTTTTATCCATTTTACTATTTGATCATAAATTCAATCAGTTCCAATGAGCTTAGTGCCAATGGCTATATCAATCTTATACCAAAGCAGCTGCATATTCAGAATTATATTGATGTCTTTCAATTAAGCGGCTTAGCAAATGCGGCATTTATCTCCGTAGCCCGAACTGTAATCGGTACAGCATGTACGGTTATGTCATCCGCTTTTTTAGGATTTATGTTTAGTCAGCAGAAATTGTGGTGCAGAAGATTGTGGTACAGAGCAGTAGTAATTACCATGTATTTCAGTGCAGGTTTAATTCCGATGTTTATGACGATGAAATCCTTAGGTCTTAACAATAGCTTCTGGGTATATATAATCCCTGCGATTGTACAGCCCTTTAACATCATCATGGTAAAAACCTATGTGGAATCTATCCCGGCATCACTTCAGGAAGCCGCAGAGGTAGACGGTGCAGGGGTGTTAACTAGATTCTTTAAAATAATACTTCCCACCAGTACACCAATACTAGCCACAATAGCGATATGGTCAGCAGTAGGTCAGTGGAATTCCTTCCAGGACACCCTGATATATATAACGGATCAGAAACTTTATTCCTTACAGTATCTGCTATATTCTTATATCAATCAGGCAAGTTCTTTGGCATTATTGGTGAAGGCATCCGGTAATTTATCAGCTGTTTCCAGTCTTGTCACCATGCAGACACCGACATCGATACGAATGACAATCTCCGTAATCGTTGTATTACCGATATTATTCATTTACCCGATGTTCCAGAAATATTTCGTAAAAGGTATTATGATTGGAGCAGTGAAAGGTTAAAGGGAAATTTTTTATTCAATAATTTAAATAAAAAATTTAAAAAGGAGAAGAGGAGGATTTACAATGAAAAAAAGCAGATTTACAAAAAGCGTGTTAAGTGCAGCATTATGCTTAACGATGCTGTCATCGATGTTAACAGGATGCAGCAAAGGCAACAACGATAATAAGACAGAAACACCAGGGGGAACAGAAACTGAGAGCGCTTATAAAGACTTCATTACCGTTGATGTTTTCGACAGTCAGGCAAATTTTCAGGGAACTCAATCAGGCTGGTTCGCAAAAATAGTAAAAGACAAGTTTAATATGGAACTCAATATTATCGCACCAAATGTTGCAGGTGGTGGTGATACTCTTTACCAGACACGTTCCGCTAATGGTAATTTAGGAGATCT from Anaerocolumna sp. AGMB13020 encodes the following:
- a CDS encoding AraC family transcriptional regulator, whose translation is MSKIIYPINPPISRLPIIVMGIGYEDNQPHMQRKDGYPLHQIFICKSGEGTLRVNDKTYIIKKGSFFYLMANSPHEYYGNSDKWEVRWISFSGDQIDDILTELKFDSNQVGALGNISNIDKMEASFKKIYVSLKSDNISGKFIASSVLYELLVDLYTMIHAKQEDESSEGNRIINLIRLYIDEHYNQDMTLEELSDLANITPQYLCKLFKKHLGLRPFQYITMKRIQNAKKMLSDYTMSVNDIAHKVGFSDCSYFCAIFKKYEMVTPTQFRGL
- a CDS encoding YesL family protein gives rise to the protein MKFNLSSPLMDFLTTTAQYIALNIVFIICCIPIVTIGPALAALYQVIMRETRGEYGYLMRKYFQHFKEMFLQSFLTFLSFGIIVLLLLFNVGFWNAMEGILANIITVLVYIMLLAVACTFIYVFPLMARFKNAFLQTIKNAFYIALTNPVDTLMLVVIHILVLATLYYFPPSQIFMLFVGFCFIISCNSYILQRVFKKYEADTALQANIH
- a CDS encoding helix-turn-helix transcriptional regulator, which translates into the protein MYEWIYAIQKMIDWIDDNAINNPSLSEISRQIGYSPFYCSTQFHRIAGMTLKSYMAKRRLCKATLAIRDSCDGITDIALDYGFSSQTALTRAFKDAYGCTPAAYRKNPIPIPISMKKIVITPSYYIEKGDLTMENLVLPSYRIEYIPAHKYLGVYKRSTTKNGAIWPGHDCDLLTGIVSSISDTYTHPVVTGHTAGWIWSNRERNYFYGLGVNVDYNGDIPEGFELRGEFPGSYYIVFSHPPFNYLSANEEVMRRVEKLAWSFDPEVLGYEWNEEVCQDYQRHYPEGLGYQILRPVKKI
- a CDS encoding glycoside hydrolase family 2 TIM barrel-domain containing protein, which translates into the protein MKQNNIYHEAPDKLHINTEPNRNYYIPFPKASNPFEERESSDYFHLLNGTWNFRYYNSFLDVEEDFLDKGFTETIPVPANWQLYGYDKPMYLNVRYPIPYNPPYVPDENPVGLYQREFQVDLSDGLERFLNFEGVDSCFYLYINKKFAGYSQVTHMTSEFNITEYLINGENSITVMVLKWCDGTYLECQDKWRFTGIIRDVYLLSRPKNRVCKYTVTSDYNKNIDSVNIDVLVQTNTEVCVKLFDAEDNLLFEAPLIDNKAKIEVKSPILWNAENPYLYKLILYTDQEAIGEKIGIRNIKIENGCVLINEAAVKFKGVNRHDSNPKTGACVTKKDMIEDLLLMKQHNINAIRTSHYPNAPIFLQLCDEMGFYVIDEADIEAHGSVEASHTTDNNGDYSGIALLANIKEYEAAILDRIDLMISRDINRSSVIFWSMGNESGYSKAFERAARYIKSVDNTRLVHYQSIHELEGVEKALDNEDTLDVVSSMYSSPEWIEKQFLPNKMEKRPFVLCEYCHAMGNSPGDLEEYWNVFYKYDRLCGGFVWEWCDHGVDLGVAETGKTMYAYGGDHKEPLHDGNFCIDGLVYPDRTPHTGLKEVKNVYQPIRINPIYMNRGVYEFVNTYDFTELSEKLICRYEVTEKGSLVLTEEMDIKLPAKSKKLITIPKLAGLSGESLYIRFIFTQKKDTKWAKSGSEIGFVQFAICEKARNFSPTASKQQIDFKENERFIEILGDNFTYCFDKRKGLFDKMEFNEIKLLEKPIEFNAFRAPTDNDCAVKGDWLKFHLNELITKVYATTVSKTEDSIVISNHLALGWYAYHNTFELFNKVYVYKSGQVKINSKVIVADKRPYLPRFGLRLFMDNNFSEVEYYGYGPYESYSDKHRASYKGIFADKIDEMHEDYIKPQENSSHFGCEYVKLGNGFLSLKIESEEDFSFNASEYSQEELSEKKHNYELKKSGYSILCVDYKQSGIGSTSCGPQLLEKYQLNEKEFEFNVFITPEMS
- a CDS encoding ABC transporter permease subunit — translated: MAIKMKQNNVAANKNTYKKRKNNIEGKKMFLLILPFLILCFMFSYYPLHGWIYAFYDYRAPLKLSQTEFVGFKWFKALYSNPTQVKQILIVLKNTFAMSFLGLATSFLPVLFAVFLSEIKCKRFKNVVQTLTTLPNFISWTLVYSVAFSLFSSTGMVNSVLQKFDLINAPLKFLDSNEHVWLMMILWSIWKGLGWGAIIYLAAIAGIDQEMFEAARVDGAGRYHIIKNITIPSLMPTYLVMLMFTVSSFLSNGMDQYYVFQNAFNKQHIQVLDLYVYNIGMTGKSLSLATAIGILKSLVSLTLLFFVNFVSKKTRGESII
- a CDS encoding carbohydrate ABC transporter permease: MKNNKKLGAKRKRTTGDVLFNTFNYTFFALFTIICFYPFYYLIINSISSNELSANGYINLIPKQLHIQNYIDVFQLSGLANAAFISVARTVIGTACTVMSSAFLGFMFSQQKLWCRRLWYRAVVITMYFSAGLIPMFMTMKSLGLNNSFWVYIIPAIVQPFNIIMVKTYVESIPASLQEAAEVDGAGVLTRFFKIILPTSTPILATIAIWSAVGQWNSFQDTLIYITDQKLYSLQYLLYSYINQASSLALLVKASGNLSAVSSLVTMQTPTSIRMTISVIVVLPILFIYPMFQKYFVKGIMIGAVKG